In one window of Natronospira proteinivora DNA:
- a CDS encoding acyltransferase translates to MNQFRGLFTQLIILPVTITLIIPMMLVAILKLLIPIRVFRRRCTRIVLGIGELWAWLVTGVFRFAHQTRYEINPLPPVDRDHSYLVICNHQSWVDIPVLMAVFDGRVPFYRFFLKKQLMWLPFLGIAFWALEYPFMQRHSKAYLEKHPEKQGEDLKITQKACAKMRGIPATIINYPEGTRCTPTKQAKQGSPYKHLLRPKAGGISFVLSSMGDQLDALLDVTIHYPDGVPGFWQFLCNGVSRIQVDVQKRPLPKDLLHGDYQNDPEFRQRFQTWVNQLWEEKDQRLEAMKG, encoded by the coding sequence ATGAACCAGTTTCGCGGACTGTTTACCCAGCTAATTATTCTGCCCGTCACCATCACGCTCATCATCCCTATGATGCTGGTGGCCATCTTGAAGCTGCTGATCCCCATCCGAGTCTTTCGCCGGCGTTGTACCCGTATCGTGCTGGGGATCGGTGAGCTCTGGGCCTGGCTGGTAACCGGGGTCTTCCGCTTCGCTCACCAGACCCGCTATGAGATCAACCCGCTGCCACCGGTGGACCGTGATCATTCCTATCTCGTGATCTGCAACCACCAGTCCTGGGTGGACATACCGGTGCTCATGGCGGTCTTTGACGGGCGGGTTCCCTTCTATCGTTTCTTTCTCAAAAAGCAGCTCATGTGGCTGCCCTTTCTGGGTATCGCTTTCTGGGCCCTGGAATACCCCTTCATGCAACGCCATTCAAAAGCCTATCTGGAAAAACATCCGGAAAAGCAGGGCGAGGACTTAAAAATCACCCAGAAAGCCTGTGCGAAAATGCGTGGCATCCCAGCCACCATTATCAACTACCCGGAAGGCACCCGCTGCACCCCGACCAAGCAGGCGAAACAGGGCTCACCCTACAAGCATTTGCTGCGGCCCAAGGCGGGTGGCATCTCCTTCGTCCTCTCCTCCATGGGCGACCAGCTGGATGCCCTGCTGGATGTCACCATCCACTATCCCGATGGTGTCCCCGGTTTCTGGCAGTTCCTGTGCAACGGCGTCTCACGTATCCAGGTGGATGTGCAAAAACGCCCCCTTCCCAAGGATCTGCTCCACGGCGACTACCAAAACGACCCCGAATTCCGTCAACGCTTCCAGACCTGGGTCAATCAGCTATGGGAAGAGAAAGATCAACGGCTGGAGGCAATGAAGGGTTAG
- the lpxL gene encoding LpxL/LpxP family Kdo(2)-lipid IV(A) lauroyl/palmitoleoyl acyltransferase, with product MKAPLHPKYWIGWLGFGLLRLAILLPYPLQLRVGRGLGVIMQKLAGRRQRVAEYNLRVCYPDWSEDKRQHLIREHFKALGIALFEIGMCWWASDRRLKRLVRIEGLEHLDAALEKGKGAILLSAHFTTLEIGGRLLSLYRPFHLMYRPNRNALLETISKNRREAHFEKAIPRDSVRELLKSLKNNMTVWYAPDQGYQGSNSVTVPFFGVPAPTNPATHRLARISGATVMPFWVERLPGKQGYQLRIDPPIEGMAEMSPEEDGATVNKLIEAEARKIPEQYLWTHNRFKTTEHRKHEKRRKKQGDSR from the coding sequence ATGAAAGCCCCATTACACCCGAAATACTGGATTGGCTGGCTGGGCTTTGGCCTGCTGCGCCTGGCCATCCTGCTGCCCTACCCCCTCCAGCTCCGGGTCGGCCGGGGCTTGGGGGTGATCATGCAGAAACTCGCCGGGCGGCGTCAGCGGGTGGCGGAATACAACCTGCGGGTCTGTTACCCGGACTGGTCCGAAGACAAGCGCCAACATCTGATTCGGGAACACTTCAAGGCACTGGGGATTGCCCTGTTTGAGATCGGCATGTGCTGGTGGGCCTCGGACCGCCGCTTAAAACGCCTGGTACGGATCGAAGGCCTGGAGCATCTGGATGCGGCTCTCGAGAAGGGCAAGGGTGCGATCCTGCTCTCCGCCCACTTCACCACCCTGGAGATCGGTGGCCGGTTGTTGTCTCTCTACCGCCCCTTTCATCTCATGTACCGGCCCAACCGCAACGCCCTGCTGGAAACCATCAGCAAGAACCGCCGGGAAGCCCATTTTGAAAAGGCCATCCCCCGGGATTCCGTCCGGGAACTGCTCAAAAGCCTCAAGAACAACATGACGGTCTGGTACGCCCCGGACCAGGGCTACCAGGGCAGCAACTCGGTCACCGTGCCCTTCTTCGGCGTGCCCGCCCCCACCAACCCGGCCACCCATCGACTGGCGAGAATCAGCGGCGCCACCGTCATGCCCTTCTGGGTGGAACGCCTGCCCGGCAAACAGGGCTATCAGCTACGCATCGACCCACCCATCGAAGGCATGGCCGAAATGAGCCCGGAAGAAGACGGCGCCACGGTGAACAAACTCATCGAGGCCGAAGCCCGAAAGATCCCCGAGCAATACCTCTGGACCCACAACCGCTTCAAAACCACCGAACACCGCAAGCACGAGAAGCGGCGGAAAAAACAGGGGGACTCACGCTAA